TGAAGAAAAAACTTCAAGAGCTTTATTTGCAAGACCATTATGGACATAACAAGATATCATGCTTGTCCACGACACGACATCTTTACATTCAATCGACTCAAAAATTCGCACCGCATAGTCAATTATCCCGCACTCTCCATACACATCAATAATCGTGTTCTGTAGCACTGGATCAGATAGACCTCCTCTTATAGTATAACCatggatttcttttatttttcctaagCAATTCAGTCCCCTACATGCAAGCAAGATGCTTCCGATCATCGTTGCATCCACATCCATCCCTTCCATCTGCAGTTGCCTTAGCAATTCTAAGGCTTGCAAATAACATTTATTTTGAGCATAACCAGCTGCAGCTGTAGTCCAAGAAATGAGATCTTTATGCGCCATCAAGTCAAAAGCACGACCACCGTAACTCATGCAGCAACATTTTGCATACATATCAATAAGTGTATTGCCAACCAGAATATTACTATCAAACCCGTTCTTTATTGCATAAGCATGAATTTCCTTTCCATTCAATAGATACCCCAGTCTGCCAGATGCCACAATAATGCTTATTATAGAAACCTGGTCAGGTTTTAAATCAGCATTCTGCAAATCATAGAAGAATTCCAAAGCTTCACTGTAGAGACCATTTTGGATGAAACCTGTGAGCATGGAGTTCCATGTAACAATATCCTTCCCTTCCAAGTTTCCAAAAATAACGGCAGCCTCCGGCATTTTTCCAAATCTGACATACATAGCTACCAAAGCATTGGCCACGTAAACGTCAAGAACTCTACctgattttagaatagcagCATGTATTTGCATACCCAGTTTAATAAAGGAAGAATCTTCACATGCTTGAAGAGCAGCAGCAAAAGTATAAGTGTTCGTGACGACACCAGCGTTTAGCATTTCGCTAAACAGACACAATGCCTCCGTGCACATACCATTCCCAGAATAGGCAGATATTATGGAGTTCCATGACACAACATCATTTCTCACATACATCCTGTCGAACAATTTCCTGGCCCCGTTTATATCATTACACTTAGCGTACAAAGCAACAAGAGAATTAACAACAAAGACAAAAGAATCACACCCATATTTAATAGCTAAACCATGAATTTCAGCCCCACAAAAAAGATCCTCAACTATACCACACGCTTTAAGCAAAACAGGAAAAGTATAAGAATCAAAAGAAACACCCAAATGCCTCATTTCTCTATACATTTCAAGAGCTCCTAAAGCTTCCCCATTTGAAACATAACCACCCATCATAGCATTCCATGTAAAAATACTTCTCTCGGACATTTTATCGAATATCATCTCCGCATCCAAAACAGACCCACACTTTCCATACATAAAAACAAGCTTAGTGTTCAAGAACACAGAATCCAACACTACATTAGACTTTATAATATGGGCATGAATTTGTTTGCCCTGTAACAAAGCCTTCTCAGTTGCACACAATTCAAGAAGTGGCGCATAAACATGGTCAGGGTTAATCAGTAGCGAATTACCATGTtgagacaaaagaaaattaaacgaGTGAAAAGCAACACTTAGGGTTGATTGTTTGCATGTCTCTTTAAGTGAAGGGATATAATTAGTAATGGGTCTTTGAGAGAATTTAGGGAAGTTTAGAGGTGGGTTTGTTCTTATGTGGGCTTTGTGTAAGAATGGAAGTTGTGTTAGGGTTGTGGAGGTAATATATTGACAGTGTGGCATTGTGATAGCCATTGTAGGGGATTTGCACGAGAATCGAAGGTGGCGCGACGTGTAAGAGTGTAAACGCCTAAGTAAACCATTCTCGAGCTTGTTTTAAGTTTGTTCTTATTTTGCGCGCCCTGCTTGCTTGCTAACATTAAGctaattgttttctcaaaaaaaaaaaaaacaacactaaggtaagaaaattaaaaggcTATACTGATTGgataataatgaaaagaaaaaaaaaaaggtaatttcttttggctattattattgtagattcattattttatttggaaggaaattaaaaaatgagcaattataaaataactcttaattttatctaacaaaaagaagaagaaaacattaaagaagaaagaggaaaagaggttatcttaatgaaaaataaaaagaaaagaagattaaCTTTTAAGGGAGATGCTTCTGTCTCTTTTATGGGAAGGAAAAAAATAGCAATGTTAAAATTTGACagttaatttaaaagttattacTCCTTTTTTACTGGTTATCGCttcaccaaaaaaaaaaggattatTGACTTGTTAGAATCTAATCAGTGGAGGAGAAATTCAATGATTTAAACCAAAAGCAAACACTATACTTTTAGACCAACAATTTTGGTAGAGAAGATTCCAGTTCAAGTTCATTTCAGAAGTGAATGTAATTTGGGAAAAATCTATGGAAGCTGATAAATGGCAATTGAACAGGAGAGGATAGCCTAACAAAAATCccccaaaaaaagaaaaaagaaaaacccaacTCAAGTTCAATAAATTACATTGATGACCCTTGGTATAtcctttaattatataatctaACCCTCCAGTTTGtccttcaaaataaaagggCCATCTGGGTGACCAGAGCGAGAGAAAAGAGTACATTTCACAAACTGCACTAtgcaaaaaagaattttaccCAAAGAAGAATACACTCGATTCTGTAATCGCCCTTTGTTCAACTGGCCAGATGGCTTCGCGCAATGCTTCAGTCCTGGCACAGTTACCTCTATACAACTTCATTACACACTGTTAGTAATTCCATCTATATACATTCAAAAAACTGGTTGACCGAATGCTCGCTGTTGCGCAAACCCAAAGTACCAAGTATGCCTTCTGCCAAATGAGAAGCTTCGGCCACCAAGTTCATGACATGTGGGTAGTCATGATGCTTGTCGAAGTATTAACAGTATCTATTAAACAGTTTTTTAAGAGATTTTGTCTTGTCCTTGCTTGTACTGTGTGAATCGCAGGCCAGCCCGGTTATCTTGTTTTCCCTTCACAACGCATCACAATCCAATCTTTCCTCTCTCAGAATTGACCAGTAAATTTATCATTAGGATATCGAAGAGCTGGAATGAGTAGCTGGCCCAAACAGCTGAGATAATCACGCTTCAAGCACTATTTTCCTTCCTCACCCCTGATTAAATGAAGCCCTCAAGGTCTCATCTGGCAATGTCCAAGAGAGCAAATGCCCACCAGAGTCCCCACTCAATAACTGTTTCAGGTCACTTGTGAGGTGAAGGGCAGTTACTGGGTGCTTATGAGACTTCAACACCCTATGGAGAATTAACCTGTACTCTGGTAACTTATCACCTAAATTTAGCCCAGCCGTTGGATTACCAGATGATTTACTTAAAGCACTTTCTTGGTTGGAGCAGTGCACCATTTGCCACACCTTAACAGCTCCACTCTGATGGCCTGTCACATACCAGTTTGCGTCCTGCCAATCTGAAAACGTACAGCTTGTCACTGAGAGAATAGAATCAGATGGCAATTGAGATGTATTAATCACTGCAAGGCAATCCCCATTGATGCTCCAAACAGCAAGCAGAATGCCAGCAGCCGTCACAATCTCCCCAGTCAAGTCATTGACATAAATTGCTGAAATTGGCACTGGAAACTCTGGCAATTGTCTAACAAAAACCAATGAACTGAGGTCCCATACAATAACAGTGCAGTCATCAGATCCACTCACAATCAGCATGTAAGGCTGGCTAACATAGAGGCATGTAATTTTGCCAGTGTGACCACAAAGCGCCTTCTCTAATTGTAGATGCTGTGAGACACGGGGACTACAAGTGCTGATTCTCCAAACAGAAACTAAACCATCATCAGCACCCGTGACCAATATTTGACCATCATGACTAACTCCAATGCACTGAATCTGGTTACCCCCATGAAGATTCTCATGTGTTGAGAGGAGCTTGTCTTGGTCATAGCTTATAAATCTCAAGCTACGATCAGGGAAACCCCAAGCTACATATTTGGTGTATGTTCTAGGTTTAAGCAAACTGTTTGTTCCCGCCAGAAGAATTTTCTCATGGAAAGTGACAATCTGAGTTATGGCATATGAGCTTTTCCGTATCTCATGCGGCTCAAGATGAGAGGAATACTTGAGTGGATGTGGAGGCAGCCTTCTATCAGACCGCCTTTTCCCATGGGGTTTGAGGAATAGTTGCTTGGGTGTCTGTCCAAAGTGGTTGATTTGTGCTAAGATGGATGCTTTCATTGCAGGATCTGTAACTGAGTCTATGTCCACACTCCCCTCATATGTGTAATGATAGAAGACATTCACAGCTTCTTCAGCAGCCTGTCGTTAATGGAAAAAACAAGTCAAAATAGTGAGAGGAATAACTTGCATtgcatatattaattatgagTGACATAGGGAGAACAAAAggttactttttaaaaaatatttaattttcccTTTTTTCAGAGAGCTCTAGAGAGGACAATGGGGGCAAAAGAGAGCAGATCATAGAAGAGAACTACTCGTTTAGCTCACTGGTTTGACAAGAGTACAAGCAACAAGTAGAAAAGAAATCCTATAACAAAATGGGATGAGGTATTAAATTTGGAAATATAACTTTGCCCCCTGGAAGTCCATTGCAATTGAGGAAAGCACAAAATCAATGTTCATGCACAACAATACACAGGgaaaaaaaagcaaaacataaatttatttcaaacagAAGAAAATACGTTTTGGcggaataaaataatatctacAACATAGTGTAAGCAGGAACTATCAGCATGCTGTCCATAGGTTTTGACAAACTCCCAATTGGTTGATAagataattctaaaattacagaTCAAAATGAACAACAGAATAATTCCCTGGCAAAAAGCATAAACAAGAGGAAGACATAGAGTCTCATCTCTATTCAGTCCTTTCTTGAGGAATTGAATGTGATCATCTATAAAAGGACAATCTAGTCTTCTAAAATAGGCAGTAGGGTTAAGCATGTAGAACGCACCTTTCCTCTCTGTTTGTATCCAAAAATGAGATCTATCCAATGATGCAAATTTTCTGAAACATAATCAGATTCCAAGGCTTCCCTATGTTTCCTAATGAATTCCCTGGCACTTCCTTTGGCCCATGGAGGCAACACGACATCACCAACCTGAAAAAACAAAGACCAATATCTTAAGTTCACAATTTTGAATGCccaaagagaaagaagatatTGTATCAGCAGcttattaaagaaaagggatcAGCAATCGAATAATTTAACACGTCtactaaattagaaaataaagacCTTCTCTCCGGATTGTTTCTCTCCCAAATCAAGGTTGAATCTATTCTCAAGGAATTCTGGCAAGTAGAAGAACTCTGGAATCAATTCCTTCACATCAGATGTGTTGCCTTTCCCTGCTGCACTTAACCAAGTGTCTTTAATACTATTGAAAAGACGATCAGCATGATCAAATTGTCCACCCTGAAGCTTCTGATTCTCTGCACTAAATGGTGGTAGCCGTAGAAGATAGAAGAGGACAATTCCAG
The Ricinus communis isolate WT05 ecotype wild-type chromosome 1, ASM1957865v1, whole genome shotgun sequence DNA segment above includes these coding regions:
- the LOC8276690 gene encoding pentatricopeptide repeat-containing protein At3g63370, chloroplastic gives rise to the protein MAITMPHCQYITSTTLTQLPFLHKAHIRTNPPLNFPKFSQRPITNYIPSLKETCKQSTLSVAFHSFNFLLSQHGNSLLINPDHVYAPLLELCATEKALLQGKQIHAHIIKSNVVLDSVFLNTKLVFMYGKCGSVLDAEMIFDKMSERSIFTWNAMMGGYVSNGEALGALEMYREMRHLGVSFDSYTFPVLLKACGIVEDLFCGAEIHGLAIKYGCDSFVFVVNSLVALYAKCNDINGARKLFDRMYVRNDVVSWNSIISAYSGNGMCTEALCLFSEMLNAGVVTNTYTFAAALQACEDSSFIKLGMQIHAAILKSGRVLDVYVANALVAMYVRFGKMPEAAVIFGNLEGKDIVTWNSMLTGFIQNGLYSEALEFFYDLQNADLKPDQVSIISIIVASGRLGYLLNGKEIHAYAIKNGFDSNILVGNTLIDMYAKCCCMSYGGRAFDLMAHKDLISWTTAAAGYAQNKCYLQALELLRQLQMEGMDVDATMIGSILLACRGLNCLGKIKEIHGYTIRGGLSDPVLQNTIIDVYGECGIIDYAVRIFESIECKDVVSWTSMISCYVHNGLANKALEVFSSMKETGLEPDYVTLVSILSAVCSLSTLKKGKEIHGFIIRKGFILEGSISNTLVDMYARCGSVEDAYKIFTCTKNRNLILWTAMISAYGMHGYGEAAVELFMRMKDEKIIPDHITFLALLYACSHSGLVNEGKSFLEIMKCEYQLEPWPEHYTCLVDLLGRRNCLEEAYQIVKSMQNEPTPEVWCALLGACRIHSNKEIGEVAAEKLLELDLDNPGNYVLVSNVFAANGRWKDVEEVRMRMKGSGLTKNPGCSWIEVGNKIHAFLSRDKLHPECDKIYQKLAQVTEKLKREGGYVAQTKFVLHNVGEEEKVQMLYGHSERLAIAYGLLATAEGTPIRVTKNLRVCGDCHSFCTLVSRFFERELIVRDASRFHHFKDGMCSCGDFW